From one Gracilinanus agilis isolate LMUSP501 chromosome 5, AgileGrace, whole genome shotgun sequence genomic stretch:
- the LOC123250551 gene encoding olfactory receptor 9K2, which produces MGDRGTNNHSEVTDFIFAGFQVHPELHIFLFLAFLFVYSMVLLGNISMLAIILIDPRLNTPMYFFLGNLSFIDLSYSSAVAPKAMANFLSSSKSISFAGCVAQYFFFVLFMVAEGFVLAAMAYDRFVAICSPLQYSIRMSRRLCTQLVVGSYFCGWVTSILLVCITFTLSFCASRVIDHFYCDSHSIEKISCSNIVINRMVSLTLAGIIILPTLIVIMVSYVYIVSTVLKIRSAEGRTKAFSTCGSHLGVVSLLYGTAFFVYLIPPNNPELRKVASVCYTLITPMLNPLIYSLRNKDVKESLKRILGKTKTLL; this is translated from the coding sequence ATGGGTGACCGGGGAACAAACAACCATTCTGAGGTGACTGATTTCATCTTTGCAGGTTTCCAAGTCCACCCCGAACTCCATATCTTTCTCTTCCTGGCTTTCCTATTTGTCTATAGTATGGTCCTCCTGGGGAATATCAGCATGCTGGCTATTATACTGATCGATCCCCGACTGAACACACCAATGTATTTCTTCCTCGGCAATCTTTCCTTCATTGATTTGTCCTACTCCTCTGCTGTGGCTCCAAAGGCCATGGCCAATTTCTTATCTTCAAGTAAGTCCATTTCTTTTGCAGGCTGTGTGGCTCAGTATTTCTTCTTTGTCCTATTCATGGTAGCAGAAGGTTTTGTCCTGGCAGCCATGGCCTATGATCGCTTTGTGGCCATCTGCTCCCCACTCCAGTATTCCATCCGCATGTCAAGACGCCTTTGTACCCAACTTGTGGTTGGATCCTACTTTTGTGGCTGGGTCACCTCCATTCTCCTGGTCTGTATCACCTTTACTTTGTCTTTTTGTGCCTCTAGAGTTATCGACCACTTTTACTGTGACTCCCACTCCATTGAAAAGATCTCATGTTCCAATATTGTTATCAATCGAATGGTGTCATTAACCTTGGCAGGAATCATTATTTTGCCCACTCTGATAGTCATCATGGTATCCTATGTTTACATTGTGTCCACTGTCCTGAAGATCCGATCTGCTGAGGGTCGAACAAAAGCCTTCTCCACTTGTGGGTCTCACCTTGGGGTGGTGAGTTTGCTGTATGGGACTGCCTTCTTTGTGTACCTCattcctcccaacaaccctgagtTGCGTAAAGTGGCATCTGTGTGTTATACCCTCATTACTCCCATGTTGAACCCTCTTATCTATTCTCTAAGAAACAAGGATGTCAAAGAGTCCCTGAAAAGAATTTTagggaaaacaaaaactttgCTCTAA